One window from the genome of Diospyros lotus cultivar Yz01 chromosome 11, ASM1463336v1, whole genome shotgun sequence encodes:
- the LOC127813692 gene encoding rop guanine nucleotide exchange factor 14 isoform X1, translating into MMIMRRKLSCCSRERDQSFDFDEQERIMTYNGLESCILNSHSYENESGTSRGDGCATDSLDDASSCSSSNNIFGSFSSRWTMMKRDEHGLDEWEVTESPHHFYVKEKPNYSVQFSDVEMMKERFAKLLLGEDITGGCKGVSTALAISNGITTLAASIFGELWKLEPLPEDRKRKWRREIDWLLSPTNYMVELVPAKQNGANGRTLEIMTPKTRADIHINLPALQKLDSMLIETLDSMVSTEFWYAEGGSRGEGRRQSRRWWLPLPHVPTSGLSEIERKKLLNQGKVVHQVFKAAKSINETVLLEMPVPTIIKDALPKSGKASLGEQLHRILCQESVSAEETLNSLNLKSELSALETINRLEAAVLAWKERITEQASGKSPIRTSWSFVKDPLSEVDKMGFLLDQAELLLQQLKTRYPNLPQSFLDVVKVQYCKDVGHSILEAYSRVLRNLAFKILSRMGDILQEDILSNPNSPVPKSCFPGMDVIGNSDSPVHAQRARHSLIDQMNKVDRQYGNETIAPGFELPCAEPKASLVTATPSRSRGWCIGREACNGASPLNSP; encoded by the exons ATGATGATTATGAGAAGAAAACTGTCTTGTtgttctagagagagagatcagagctTTGATTTTGATGAACAAGAGA GAATAATGACGTACAATGGCCTAGAGAGTTGCATTCTCAACAGTCATTCTTATGAAAATGAAAGTGGCACAAGTAGGGGAGATGGATGCGCAACTGATTCCCTGGATGATGCCTCAAGCTGTTCTTCTAGCAATAACATTTTTGGATCATTCTCTTCTCGTTGGACAATGATGAAGAGAGATGAGCATGGACTGGATGAGTGGGAGGTCACAGAAAGTCCACACCATTTTTATGTCAAAGAAAAACCTAACTATAGTGTTCAGTTTTCAGACGTAGAGATGATGAAAGAAAGATTTGCAAAATTGTTGTTGGGTGAAGATATTACAGGGGGATGCAAGGGAGTCTCTACTGCACTAGCAATATCTAATGGCATAACAACTCTTGCAG CATCAATTTTTGGGGAGCTGTGGAAATTGGAGCCACTGCCAGaggatagaaaaagaaaatggcgaAGAGAGATCGATTGGTTGCTCTCCCCTACCAACTATATGGTTGAGTTGGTTCCAGCTAAGCAAAATGGAGCCAATGGTCGCACCTTGGAG ATAATGACTCCAAAGACTCGTGCAGACATCCATATAAATCTTCCAGCACTGCAAAAATTGGACTCCATGCTCATT GAGACACTAGATTCAATGGTTAGCACAGAGTTTTGGTATGCAGAAGGCGGAAGCCGAGGTGAAGGAAGGAGACAGAGCAGAAGGTGGTGGCTTCCGTTGCCCCATGTGCCAACCAGTGGCCTCTCTGAAATTGAAAGGAAGAAGCTGCTAAATCAGGGCAAAGTGGTCCATCAAGTCTTCAAGGCAGCAAAATCCATCAACGAGACTGTCTTGCTTGAAATGCCTGTTCCAACCATCATCAAAGATGCACTTCCTAAG TCCGGAAAGGCAAGTCTCGGAGAACAGCTTCATAGAATCTTGTGTCAAGAATCAGTATCAGCTGAGGAAACGCTCAATTCCCTCAACTTGAAATCTGAACTCAGTGCCCTTGAAACCATCAATAGGTTGGAAGCAGCTGTATTAGCATGGAAAGAGAGAATTACAGAGCAAGCCAGCGGAAAATCTCCCATTCGAACATCATGGTCCTTCGTGAAGGATCCGTTATCTGAAGTGGATAAGATGGGGTTTTTGTTGGACCAAGCAGAATTGCTCTTACAGCAGCTGAAGACCAGATATCCTAACCTTCCTCAGTCGTTCCTTGATGTTGTGAAAGTCCAATATTGCAAG GATGTTGGACATTCAATTCTAGAAGCATATTCGCGAGTTCTTCGAAACTTGGCATTCAAAATACTGTCCAGGATGGGAGATATTTTGCAAGAAGACATCCTGAGCAATCCCAATTCTCCCGTGCCCAAATCTTGCTTTCCTGGAATGGATGTCATCGGGAACTCTGACTCCCCGGTGCATGCTCAACGCGCAAGGCACTCCCTCATCGACCAGATGAACAAGGTAGATCGACAATATGGCAACGAAACCATTGCTCCTGGTTTCGAGCTTCCATGCGCTGAACCGAAGGCTAGCCTGGTGACTGCAACGCCTAGCCGGAGCCGGGGTTGGTGTATCGGCCGGGAGGCTTGCAACGGCGCATCTCCGCTAAACTCCCCCTGA
- the LOC127813692 gene encoding rop guanine nucleotide exchange factor 14 isoform X2 — MTYNGLESCILNSHSYENESGTSRGDGCATDSLDDASSCSSSNNIFGSFSSRWTMMKRDEHGLDEWEVTESPHHFYVKEKPNYSVQFSDVEMMKERFAKLLLGEDITGGCKGVSTALAISNGITTLAASIFGELWKLEPLPEDRKRKWRREIDWLLSPTNYMVELVPAKQNGANGRTLEIMTPKTRADIHINLPALQKLDSMLIETLDSMVSTEFWYAEGGSRGEGRRQSRRWWLPLPHVPTSGLSEIERKKLLNQGKVVHQVFKAAKSINETVLLEMPVPTIIKDALPKSGKASLGEQLHRILCQESVSAEETLNSLNLKSELSALETINRLEAAVLAWKERITEQASGKSPIRTSWSFVKDPLSEVDKMGFLLDQAELLLQQLKTRYPNLPQSFLDVVKVQYCKDVGHSILEAYSRVLRNLAFKILSRMGDILQEDILSNPNSPVPKSCFPGMDVIGNSDSPVHAQRARHSLIDQMNKVDRQYGNETIAPGFELPCAEPKASLVTATPSRSRGWCIGREACNGASPLNSP, encoded by the exons ATGACGTACAATGGCCTAGAGAGTTGCATTCTCAACAGTCATTCTTATGAAAATGAAAGTGGCACAAGTAGGGGAGATGGATGCGCAACTGATTCCCTGGATGATGCCTCAAGCTGTTCTTCTAGCAATAACATTTTTGGATCATTCTCTTCTCGTTGGACAATGATGAAGAGAGATGAGCATGGACTGGATGAGTGGGAGGTCACAGAAAGTCCACACCATTTTTATGTCAAAGAAAAACCTAACTATAGTGTTCAGTTTTCAGACGTAGAGATGATGAAAGAAAGATTTGCAAAATTGTTGTTGGGTGAAGATATTACAGGGGGATGCAAGGGAGTCTCTACTGCACTAGCAATATCTAATGGCATAACAACTCTTGCAG CATCAATTTTTGGGGAGCTGTGGAAATTGGAGCCACTGCCAGaggatagaaaaagaaaatggcgaAGAGAGATCGATTGGTTGCTCTCCCCTACCAACTATATGGTTGAGTTGGTTCCAGCTAAGCAAAATGGAGCCAATGGTCGCACCTTGGAG ATAATGACTCCAAAGACTCGTGCAGACATCCATATAAATCTTCCAGCACTGCAAAAATTGGACTCCATGCTCATT GAGACACTAGATTCAATGGTTAGCACAGAGTTTTGGTATGCAGAAGGCGGAAGCCGAGGTGAAGGAAGGAGACAGAGCAGAAGGTGGTGGCTTCCGTTGCCCCATGTGCCAACCAGTGGCCTCTCTGAAATTGAAAGGAAGAAGCTGCTAAATCAGGGCAAAGTGGTCCATCAAGTCTTCAAGGCAGCAAAATCCATCAACGAGACTGTCTTGCTTGAAATGCCTGTTCCAACCATCATCAAAGATGCACTTCCTAAG TCCGGAAAGGCAAGTCTCGGAGAACAGCTTCATAGAATCTTGTGTCAAGAATCAGTATCAGCTGAGGAAACGCTCAATTCCCTCAACTTGAAATCTGAACTCAGTGCCCTTGAAACCATCAATAGGTTGGAAGCAGCTGTATTAGCATGGAAAGAGAGAATTACAGAGCAAGCCAGCGGAAAATCTCCCATTCGAACATCATGGTCCTTCGTGAAGGATCCGTTATCTGAAGTGGATAAGATGGGGTTTTTGTTGGACCAAGCAGAATTGCTCTTACAGCAGCTGAAGACCAGATATCCTAACCTTCCTCAGTCGTTCCTTGATGTTGTGAAAGTCCAATATTGCAAG GATGTTGGACATTCAATTCTAGAAGCATATTCGCGAGTTCTTCGAAACTTGGCATTCAAAATACTGTCCAGGATGGGAGATATTTTGCAAGAAGACATCCTGAGCAATCCCAATTCTCCCGTGCCCAAATCTTGCTTTCCTGGAATGGATGTCATCGGGAACTCTGACTCCCCGGTGCATGCTCAACGCGCAAGGCACTCCCTCATCGACCAGATGAACAAGGTAGATCGACAATATGGCAACGAAACCATTGCTCCTGGTTTCGAGCTTCCATGCGCTGAACCGAAGGCTAGCCTGGTGACTGCAACGCCTAGCCGGAGCCGGGGTTGGTGTATCGGCCGGGAGGCTTGCAACGGCGCATCTCCGCTAAACTCCCCCTGA
- the LOC127812975 gene encoding LOW QUALITY PROTEIN: alkylated DNA repair protein ALKBH8 homolog (The sequence of the model RefSeq protein was modified relative to this genomic sequence to represent the inferred CDS: deleted 2 bases in 1 codon) translates to MGLTRFGRPIDGKSSPNLYVANCGPAVGLSFNTIATVFSTFGEVIGVYAADESGTRVIVSYVEESSAQAALKALNKRPCPDLAGRFLHIQYSIVQPPKQVLMNDSIPVSLAAKDLNIPGLYLWPEFITSAEEEELLASVDDMPWKTLAKRRVQHYGYEFIYETRNVNTSQHMGELPSFVSHIFERIMKISDFDDAANIVLDQLTVNEYPSGVGLSPHIDTHSAFDGLIFSLSLAGPCIMEFRRYTDGAWLQKPDLDADSKEENSDCGSNFVRRAIYLPPRSMLLLSGEARYAWHHYIPHHKVDLVKDNVIKRGSRRVSFTLRKVRQGPCKCEFPQYCDSQS, encoded by the exons ATGGGTTTGACACGATTTGGACGCCCCATAGATGGAAAATCAAGTCCTAACCTCTATGTGGCCAACTGTGGACCAGCTGTTGGACTTTCTTTTAACACTATTGCAACAGTGTTCAGCACCTTTGGAGAAGTGATTGGAGTGTATGCAGCTGATGAAAGTGGCACTCGTGTTATTGTTTCTTATGTTGAAGAGAGTTCTGCTCAAGCAGCCTTAAAGGCTTTAAACAAGCGTCCCTGCCCTGATCTGGCAGGCCGTTTCTTGCACATACAATATTCAATAGTTCAGCCTCCTAAACAG GTACTCATGAATGACTCAATTCCAGTATCTTTGGCAGCTAAAGATTTGAATATTCCTGGCCTTTATTTGTGGCCTGAGTTCATCACTTCTGCAGAAGAGGAG GAATTGCTTGCATCAGTTGATGACATGCCTTGGAAAACTCTTGCA AAAAGAAGGGTTCAGCATTATGGATATGAGTTCATATATGAA ACAAGGAATGTTAATACAAGCCAACACATGGGTGAATTGCCATCTTTTGTATCTCatatatttgaaagaatcaTGAAGATTTCAGATTTTGATGATGCTGCAAATATAGTACTAGACCAACTTACG GTTAATGAATACCCCTCTGGAGTGGGCTTGTCCCCACATATTGACACCCATTCAGCATTTGATGGATTAATTTTCAGCCTTTCCTTAGCAGGACCTTGCATCATGGAGTTTAGGAGGTATACAGACGGTGCTTGGCTTCAAAAACCTGATTTGGATGCAGACAGCAAGGAAGAAAATTCTGATTGCGGCTCAAATTTTGTGAGGAGGGCTATTTATCTGCCCCCTCGTTCAATGCTATTGTTATCTGGGGAGGCACGATATGCTTGGCATCATTACATTCCGCACCACAag GTTGACCTGGTGAAGGATAATGTGATCAAGAGGGGATCAAGGAGGGTGTCCTTCACGCTGCGGAAG GTAAGACAAGGGCCATGCAAATGTGAATTTCCTCAATACTGTGATTCTCAGAGTTAG
- the LOC127812974 gene encoding alkylated DNA repair protein ALKBH8 homolog isoform X2: MGLPRFGRPIDGKSSPNLYVANCGPAVGLSFNTIATVFSTFGEVIGVYAADESGTRVIVSYVEESSAQAALKALNKRPCPDLAGRFLHIQYSIVQPPKQVLTNDSIPVSLAAKDLNIPGLYLWPEFITSAEEEELLASVDDMPWKTLAKRRVQHYGYEFIYEVNEYPSGVGLSPHIDTHSAFDGLIFSLSLAGPCIMEFRRYTDGAWLQKPDLDADSKEENSDCGSNFVRRAIYLPPRSMLLFSGEARYAWHHYIPHHKVDLVKDNVIKRGSRRVSFTLRKVREGPCKCEFPQYCDSQS, from the exons ATGGGTTTGCCACGATTTGGACGCCCCATAGATGGAAAATCAAGTCCTAATCTCTATGTGGCCAACTGTGGACCAGCTGTTGGACTTTCTTTTAACACTATTGCAACAGTGTTCAGCACCTTTGGAGAAGTGATTGGAGTGTATGCAGCTGATGAAAGTGGCACTCGTGTTATTGTTTCTTATGTTGAAGAGAGTTCTGCTCAAGCAGCCTTAAAGGCTTTAAACAAGCGTCCCTGCCCTGATCTGGCAGGCCGTTTCTTGCACATACAGTATTCAATAGTTCAGCCTCCTAAACAG GTACTCACGAATGACTCAATTCCAGTATCTTTGGCAGCTAAAGATTTGAATATTCCTGGCCTTTATTTGTGGCCTGAGTTCATCACTTCTGCAGAAGAGGAG GAATTGCTTGCATCAGTTGATGACATGCCTTGGAAAACTCTTGCAAAAAGAAGGGTTCAGCATTATGGATATGAGTTCATATATGAA GTTAATGAATACCCCTCTGGAGTGGGCTTGTCCCCACATATTGACACCCATTCAGCATTTGATGGATTAATTTTCAGCCTTTCCTTAGCAGGACCTTGCATCATGGAGTTTAGGAGGTATACAGATGGTGCTTGGCTTCAAAAACCTGATTTGGATGCAGACAGCAAGGAAGAAAATTCTGATTGTGGCTCAAATTTTGTGAGGAGGGCTATTTATCTGCCCCCTCGTTCAATGCTATTGTTTTCTGGGGAGGCACGATATGCTTGGCATCATTACATTCCGCACCACAag GTTGACCTGGTGAAGGATAATGTGATCAAGAGGGGATCAAGGAGGGTGTCCTTCACGCTGCGGAAG GTAAGAGAAGGGCCATGCAAATGTGAATTTCCTCAATACTGTGATTCTCAGAGTTAG
- the LOC127812974 gene encoding alkylated DNA repair protein ALKBH8 homolog isoform X1: MGLPRFGRPIDGKSSPNLYVANCGPAVGLSFNTIATVFSTFGEVIGVYAADESGTRVIVSYVEESSAQAALKALNKRPCPDLAGRFLHIQYSIVQPPKQVLTNDSIPVSLAAKDLNIPGLYLWPEFITSAEEEELLASVDDMPWKTLAKRRVQHYGYEFIYETRNVNTSQHMGELPSFVSHILERIMKISDFDDAANIVLDQLTVNEYPSGVGLSPHIDTHSAFDGLIFSLSLAGPCIMEFRRYTDGAWLQKPDLDADSKEENSDCGSNFVRRAIYLPPRSMLLFSGEARYAWHHYIPHHKVDLVKDNVIKRGSRRVSFTLRKVREGPCKCEFPQYCDSQS, encoded by the exons ATGGGTTTGCCACGATTTGGACGCCCCATAGATGGAAAATCAAGTCCTAATCTCTATGTGGCCAACTGTGGACCAGCTGTTGGACTTTCTTTTAACACTATTGCAACAGTGTTCAGCACCTTTGGAGAAGTGATTGGAGTGTATGCAGCTGATGAAAGTGGCACTCGTGTTATTGTTTCTTATGTTGAAGAGAGTTCTGCTCAAGCAGCCTTAAAGGCTTTAAACAAGCGTCCCTGCCCTGATCTGGCAGGCCGTTTCTTGCACATACAGTATTCAATAGTTCAGCCTCCTAAACAG GTACTCACGAATGACTCAATTCCAGTATCTTTGGCAGCTAAAGATTTGAATATTCCTGGCCTTTATTTGTGGCCTGAGTTCATCACTTCTGCAGAAGAGGAG GAATTGCTTGCATCAGTTGATGACATGCCTTGGAAAACTCTTGCAAAAAGAAGGGTTCAGCATTATGGATATGAGTTCATATATGAA ACAAGGAATGTTAATACAAGCCAACACATGGGTGAATTGCCATCTTTTGTATCTCACATACTTGAAAGAATCATGAAGATTTCAGATTTTGATGATGCTGCAAATATAGTACTAGACCAACTTACG GTTAATGAATACCCCTCTGGAGTGGGCTTGTCCCCACATATTGACACCCATTCAGCATTTGATGGATTAATTTTCAGCCTTTCCTTAGCAGGACCTTGCATCATGGAGTTTAGGAGGTATACAGATGGTGCTTGGCTTCAAAAACCTGATTTGGATGCAGACAGCAAGGAAGAAAATTCTGATTGTGGCTCAAATTTTGTGAGGAGGGCTATTTATCTGCCCCCTCGTTCAATGCTATTGTTTTCTGGGGAGGCACGATATGCTTGGCATCATTACATTCCGCACCACAag GTTGACCTGGTGAAGGATAATGTGATCAAGAGGGGATCAAGGAGGGTGTCCTTCACGCTGCGGAAG GTAAGAGAAGGGCCATGCAAATGTGAATTTCCTCAATACTGTGATTCTCAGAGTTAG